A region from the Triticum urartu cultivar G1812 chromosome 1, Tu2.1, whole genome shotgun sequence genome encodes:
- the LOC125525562 gene encoding mitochondrial-processing peptidase subunit alpha-like codes for MYRAVGSHLRSLKNHGASRFASTSVVKQSSGGLFSWLLGGGSSQLPPLDVPLPGITIPPPLPDFVEQSKTKITTLPNGIKIASETSPGAAASVGLYIDCGSIYETPGSSGASHLLERMAFRSTANRSHLRLVREVEAIGGNVSASASREQMSYTYDALKSYAPEMVEVLVDSVRNPAFLEWEVKEQLQKIKSEISEVSSNPQGLLLEALHSAGYSGALAKPLMATESAIRRLDISTLEEFIHENYTAPRMVLAASGLEHDELVSIAEPLLSDLPGVKRHEEPKSVYVGGDYRCQADSPNTHIALAFEVPGGWRQEKTAMIVTVLQMLMGGGGSFSVGGPGKGMHSRLYLRVLNKYDQIESFSAFNSIYNDSGLFGIHAATSPDFASTAVDLAAGELLEVATPGKVTQEQLDRAKEATKAAVLMNLESRIVASEDIGRQVLTYGQRKPVEYFVRAVEATTLNDISTVAQKIISSPLTLASWGDVIHVPSYESVSRKFLSK; via the exons ATGTATCGCGCCGTTGGGAGCCATCTCCGCTCTCTCAAG AATCATGGTGCTAGTAGGTTTGCTAGCACAAGTGTAGTGAAGCAATCTTCAGGTGGTCTGTTTAGCTGGCTTCTTGGCGGAGGCTCAAGCCAACTACCCCCTCTTGATGTTCCGCTCCCAGGCATTACAATTCCTCCACCCCTACCAGATTTTGTTGAGCAATCCAAGACAAAAATCACTACTCTTCCAAATGGCATCAAGATTGCATCAGAGACATCACCG GGCGCGGCTGCATCAGTGGGTTTGTACATTGACTGTGGTTCTATTTATGAAACACCTGGTTCATCTGGAGCATCGCATCTATTAGAGAGAATGGCCTTCAGGAGCACAGCAAATCGGAGTCACTTGCGGCTAGTTCGTGAGGTGGAAGCCATCGGAGGAAATGTCTCTGCATCTGCTTCTCGTGAACAAATGAGCTATACCTATGACGCACTGAAGAGTTATGCACCAGAGATGGTTGAAGTTCTCGTTGACAGTGTGAGGAATCCAGCATTCTTAGAGTGGGAGGTCAAAGAGCAG CTCCAGAAGATAAAGTCTGAAATATCTGAAGTGTCTAGTAATCCACAAGGTCTGCTTTTGGAGGCACTTCATTCGGCTGGGTATTCTGGGGCACTGGCGAAACCTCTGATGGCTACAGAATCTGCTATAAGGAGATTGGATATTAGTACCCTGGAGGAATTCATTCAT GAAAATTACACTGCTCCCAGGATGGTTCTTGCAGCATCAGGACTTGAACATGATGAGTTGGTTTCGATTGCGGAACCACTGCTCTCAGACCTTCCTGGTGTGAAACGTCATGAAGAGCCAAAATCGGTGTATGTGGGAGGGGACTATCGTTGCCAAGCAGATTCTCCA AATACGCACATTGCACTTGCTTTTGAGGTGCCAGGTGGCTGGCGCCAAGAGAAAACTGCAATGATTGTGACTGTGCTTCAG ATGCTCATGGGAGGAGGGGGGTCTTTCTCTGTTGGTGGCCCTGGGAAGGGAATGCATTCTCGATTGT ATCTCCGTGTCTTGAACAAGTATGACCAGATCGAGTCATTCTCTGCTTTCAACAGTATCTACAATGATTCAGGTCTTTTCGGAATTCATGCAGCCACT AGCCCAGATTTTGCATCAACGGCTGTGGATTTGGCAGCAGGGGAACTCCTTGAAGTTGCAACCCCTGGAAAAG TTACTCAAGAGCAGCTTGATCGTGCTAAAGAGGCTACCAAGGCTGCAGTTCTGATGAATTTGGAATCAAGA ATTGTGGCATCTGAAGATATTGGAAGACAGGTTCTGACTTATGGGCAAAG GAAGCCCGTTGAGTACTTTGTGAGAGCTGTTGAGGCGACCACCCTGAACGACATCTCTACGGTTGCACAGAAGATAATCTCTTCACCGCTTACATTGGCATCATGGGGCGATG TTATCCACGTCCCGAGCTACGAGTCCGTCAGCCGGAAGTTCCTCTCCAAGTGA